In Passer domesticus isolate bPasDom1 chromosome 1, bPasDom1.hap1, whole genome shotgun sequence, one DNA window encodes the following:
- the RETREG1 gene encoding reticulophagy regulator 1 isoform X4: MPDSEDLGQDDSWKVTDSSQDYRPRINQCISETLMNLFVFLQEMSHFKEQNPGKFCLLVCSICTFFTVLGSYIPGVVLSYVLLLCAFLCPFLKCNEFGQKLCSKIKGVLMKLDFGIVEYINQKKKERSETAKTKPTEDDSELDISALCPKVSPAIVAKELSVSDTDVSEVSWTDNGTFNLSEGYSPQTDTSDDFDRPSDHEEAFTRDLLEFPSLENGAGTNDDDDSSIGLPTQQKRRKEQTDVKADHTSRQSKERPSTAGLSLPLTSDQTFNLMSGIAGDVITAAVSAAIKDQLQSLQQGPSQAAPSLSEETDTEEADDFELLDQSELEQIEKELGLSQGQEAESQEKKKSSGFLSNLLGSH; this comes from the exons ATGCCAGACAGTGAGGATCTGGGACAAGATGACAG CTGGAAAGTCACCGATTCCAGTCAAGACTACAGACCCAGAATAAATCAGTGCATTTCAGAAACACTGATgaatttatttgtatttcttcaaGAAATGTCCCACTTTAAGGAACAAAACCCTGGCAAG TTTTGCCTACTAGTCTGCAGCATATGTACATTTTTCACTGTCTTGGGAAGTTACATTCCTGGAGTTGTCCTCTCCTATGTCTTGT TATTGTGTGCCTTTTTATGTCCCTTCCTTAAGTGCAATGAATTTGGACAGAAACTGTGCAGCAAAATAAAGGGTGTTCTGATGAAACTAGATTTTGGAATAGTAGAATATATcaaccagaagaaaaaagagagatcTG aaacagcaaaaacaaaacccacagaagATGACAGTGAATTAGACATATCAGCTCTGTGTCCTAAG GTTAGTCCTGCAATTGTTGCCAAAGAGCTGTCAGTGTCTGACACAGATGTCTCAGAAGTATCCTGGACCGATAATGGGACCTTTAACTTATCCGAGGGCTATTCTCCGCAGACAGACACATCTGATG ATTTTGACCGACCTAGTGATCATGAAGAAGCTTTCACTAGAGACCTTTTGGAGTTTCCCTCTTTAGAAAATGGTGCCGGCACAAACGATGATGATGACTCAAGCATCGGTTTGCCCACCCAGCAGAAACGAAGGAAAGAGCAAACTGATGTCAAGGCGGATCATACTTCCAGACAGAGTAAAGAGAGACCATCCACTGCAGGGCTGTCCTTGCCTTTGACCAGTGACCAAACCTTTAATTTAATGAGTGGAATTGCTGGCGATGTCATCACGGCTGCGGTGTCTGCTGCCATCAAAGACCAGCTGCAGTCCCTACAGCAAGGTCCCTCACAGGCAGCGCCCAGTTTGAGCGAGGAGACAGACACAGAGGAAGCTGATGATTTTGAACTGCTTGACCAGTCTGAGCTAGAGCAGATTGAGAAAGAATTGGGACTTTCACAAGGTCAAGAAGCAGAAtcccaggaaaagaaaaagtcttCAGGCTTCCTTTCAAATCTGCTTGGAAGTCATTAA
- the RETREG1 gene encoding reticulophagy regulator 1 isoform X3 yields the protein MKDLVFSKIKGAQLWRTITGNWKVTDSSQDYRPRINQCISETLMNLFVFLQEMSHFKEQNPGKFCLLVCSICTFFTVLGSYIPGVVLSYVLLLCAFLCPFLKCNEFGQKLCSKIKGVLMKLDFGIVEYINQKKKERSETAKTKPTEDDSELDISALCPKVSPAIVAKELSVSDTDVSEVSWTDNGTFNLSEGYSPQTDTSDDFDRPSDHEEAFTRDLLEFPSLENGAGTNDDDDSSIGLPTQQKRRKEQTDVKADHTSRQSKERPSTAGLSLPLTSDQTFNLMSGIAGDVITAAVSAAIKDQLQSLQQGPSQAAPSLSEETDTEEADDFELLDQSELEQIEKELGLSQGQEAESQEKKKSSGFLSNLLGSH from the exons CTGGAAAGTCACCGATTCCAGTCAAGACTACAGACCCAGAATAAATCAGTGCATTTCAGAAACACTGATgaatttatttgtatttcttcaaGAAATGTCCCACTTTAAGGAACAAAACCCTGGCAAG TTTTGCCTACTAGTCTGCAGCATATGTACATTTTTCACTGTCTTGGGAAGTTACATTCCTGGAGTTGTCCTCTCCTATGTCTTGT TATTGTGTGCCTTTTTATGTCCCTTCCTTAAGTGCAATGAATTTGGACAGAAACTGTGCAGCAAAATAAAGGGTGTTCTGATGAAACTAGATTTTGGAATAGTAGAATATATcaaccagaagaaaaaagagagatcTG aaacagcaaaaacaaaacccacagaagATGACAGTGAATTAGACATATCAGCTCTGTGTCCTAAG GTTAGTCCTGCAATTGTTGCCAAAGAGCTGTCAGTGTCTGACACAGATGTCTCAGAAGTATCCTGGACCGATAATGGGACCTTTAACTTATCCGAGGGCTATTCTCCGCAGACAGACACATCTGATG ATTTTGACCGACCTAGTGATCATGAAGAAGCTTTCACTAGAGACCTTTTGGAGTTTCCCTCTTTAGAAAATGGTGCCGGCACAAACGATGATGATGACTCAAGCATCGGTTTGCCCACCCAGCAGAAACGAAGGAAAGAGCAAACTGATGTCAAGGCGGATCATACTTCCAGACAGAGTAAAGAGAGACCATCCACTGCAGGGCTGTCCTTGCCTTTGACCAGTGACCAAACCTTTAATTTAATGAGTGGAATTGCTGGCGATGTCATCACGGCTGCGGTGTCTGCTGCCATCAAAGACCAGCTGCAGTCCCTACAGCAAGGTCCCTCACAGGCAGCGCCCAGTTTGAGCGAGGAGACAGACACAGAGGAAGCTGATGATTTTGAACTGCTTGACCAGTCTGAGCTAGAGCAGATTGAGAAAGAATTGGGACTTTCACAAGGTCAAGAAGCAGAAtcccaggaaaagaaaaagtcttCAGGCTTCCTTTCAAATCTGCTTGGAAGTCATTAA
- the RETREG1 gene encoding reticulophagy regulator 1 isoform X5 produces the protein MNLFVFLQEMSHFKEQNPGKFCLLVCSICTFFTVLGSYIPGVVLSYVLLLCAFLCPFLKCNEFGQKLCSKIKGVLMKLDFGIVEYINQKKKERSETAKTKPTEDDSELDISALCPKVSPAIVAKELSVSDTDVSEVSWTDNGTFNLSEGYSPQTDTSDDFDRPSDHEEAFTRDLLEFPSLENGAGTNDDDDSSIGLPTQQKRRKEQTDVKADHTSRQSKERPSTAGLSLPLTSDQTFNLMSGIAGDVITAAVSAAIKDQLQSLQQGPSQAAPSLSEETDTEEADDFELLDQSELEQIEKELGLSQGQEAESQEKKKSSGFLSNLLGSH, from the exons ATgaatttatttgtatttcttcaaGAAATGTCCCACTTTAAGGAACAAAACCCTGGCAAG TTTTGCCTACTAGTCTGCAGCATATGTACATTTTTCACTGTCTTGGGAAGTTACATTCCTGGAGTTGTCCTCTCCTATGTCTTGT TATTGTGTGCCTTTTTATGTCCCTTCCTTAAGTGCAATGAATTTGGACAGAAACTGTGCAGCAAAATAAAGGGTGTTCTGATGAAACTAGATTTTGGAATAGTAGAATATATcaaccagaagaaaaaagagagatcTG aaacagcaaaaacaaaacccacagaagATGACAGTGAATTAGACATATCAGCTCTGTGTCCTAAG GTTAGTCCTGCAATTGTTGCCAAAGAGCTGTCAGTGTCTGACACAGATGTCTCAGAAGTATCCTGGACCGATAATGGGACCTTTAACTTATCCGAGGGCTATTCTCCGCAGACAGACACATCTGATG ATTTTGACCGACCTAGTGATCATGAAGAAGCTTTCACTAGAGACCTTTTGGAGTTTCCCTCTTTAGAAAATGGTGCCGGCACAAACGATGATGATGACTCAAGCATCGGTTTGCCCACCCAGCAGAAACGAAGGAAAGAGCAAACTGATGTCAAGGCGGATCATACTTCCAGACAGAGTAAAGAGAGACCATCCACTGCAGGGCTGTCCTTGCCTTTGACCAGTGACCAAACCTTTAATTTAATGAGTGGAATTGCTGGCGATGTCATCACGGCTGCGGTGTCTGCTGCCATCAAAGACCAGCTGCAGTCCCTACAGCAAGGTCCCTCACAGGCAGCGCCCAGTTTGAGCGAGGAGACAGACACAGAGGAAGCTGATGATTTTGAACTGCTTGACCAGTCTGAGCTAGAGCAGATTGAGAAAGAATTGGGACTTTCACAAGGTCAAGAAGCAGAAtcccaggaaaagaaaaagtcttCAGGCTTCCTTTCAAATCTGCTTGGAAGTCATTAA